The Populus trichocarpa isolate Nisqually-1 chromosome 18, P.trichocarpa_v4.1, whole genome shotgun sequence genomic interval GACAGTCTGCAATTgctaaagagaaagagaagaatgaAATCCCTATGCTTTATAGTTGTGTTCTATGCAACAAGGGATATCAAAGTTCCAAAGCTCATGATCAGCACCTTAAATCAAGGAGCCATATACTGCGAGCTTCTCAAGGAACAAACCAAGAAGAGGAGAATACTGTGATTAAACAGCTTCCTCGTCGTGAGGTGAATAAGCGTGCTGCGCAATGGGAGGCAGATGCTGGAGAAAGTGAAGAGAGTGAGGATGAGTGGGAAGAAGTTGGTTCAGATGAAGAGCTGGTTGCTGCGGCCACTAAGTCTTTGATTGGTTTGAATGTAAATGAGATGGCCTCTCTTGTTGATATAGTTgaggatgaagaagatgatgagttGTTGGATCCATCCTGTTGCTTCATGTGCGATCAAGAGCATGATAACATAGAAAGTTGCATGGCTCACATGCATAAGCAGCATGGGTTCTTTATTCCTGATGTCGAGTATTTGAAGGATCCAAAGGGTCTTCTTACATATCTTGGCCTCAAGGTACTAGATTACGTACCATGTTCTCTATTTGtgtagtatttttatattattttatacttgAAGTCTGTATTTACTTACTTTTACGTTATTTTTTCCTCTCCAGGTGAAGAGGTATTACATGTGTATGTACTGCAATGACAAGCGTCAATCTTTCAACAGCTTGGAAGCAGTTAGGAAGCATATGGAAGCTAAAAGTCACTGCAAAGTACATTACGGTGATGGCGATGAGGATGAGGAAGCTGAGTTAGAAGACTTCTATGACTATAGTAGCAGGTTTGTAAAATGCTCATTATGATGGAATGCCAGCTAAGCTCTTATGAAATCTCTTCTTTTATGATACTACAATCACAAGGAGAGTTATATCGTTCAATACTTGGCTTCTagctatttcttttaatttgccaTCTTTAATTATGTTCCATATTGTTTATCCGTTCAATTCGCCCCTTTGATTTTGTTTCCCTGGTTGCAGCTACGTGGATGAGGATGGTAAACAACTTGCATTGGGTGACACTGCCAACATCGCAGCACTTGGTAGTGGTGATTCAGAGCTGATTATAACCACAAGATCTGCTAATAAAGTATCATCCAAAACTCTTGGTTCTCGAGAATATTTGCGCTACTACCGCCAGAAGCCACGTCCATCGCCTGCAAATGATATGGCCATAACTGCTGCACTTGCCTCTAGGTATTCTTTCAATCCAtgttttttcagaaaatatgatTGAGATAATAAGAGAAGACAGTTTGGAATGAAATGAAATTGCTCTCTTCCCCTTTTACCCAAGTAATTCTaggaatcaaataaattgagaagCGGAGGTATTTtgtctaacttttgatccaattttCAGATACCGGAGCATGGGGCTGGCAACTGTGCAGTCAAGAGAGCAAATGTTGAGGATGAAAGTCATGAAGCAAGTGAATCGATCAGCTGAGGCCATGCGCACCAAGATTAGCATGAAGAATAACGTTATTTGGGACTTGCCCAAGAACGTCCTGTATTAGTTCATGGCATgtcctcatcttcttcttgttgtagCAAATGTTGGGAATTTGCTACCCACTGGTTTAAGTGTTAGCTATGTGGATAGTTCTCCAGTTCACAATATAAGCTGCATTTGACATGAAAGCTGGAGGAATGGAGCATCGTTTTAGAGCTTGCAAAGTAAGGATGGCAATGATCATTTATGGATtgagattttattatatttatatgagGTAAGGAATTAGATATCTTGTCATATGTATTGGGTTTTAGATATCCATTATTtacttattatttaatataaaatataaaaataatacatatatttCAAGTGTATATAACTAGATCAGGTTTAACAATAatctattagttttttttttttggttgaaacaATAATCTATTAGTTGAATCATCATTGAAAAAGGTTAAATATCCAAATCCATCTGAATCGAGTTAAATTCTGATATGTGGCAAAAGCCCCTGTAAAAAAGATCTACACGAGTTGAAATTATTGACTTTTGACTGATTTTAGAATTATTGACTTTtggagattttaaaattattgacttttttattattttttataaaaatatattaaaataatattttttatttttttaatttattgttaatatagcatattaaaacaattttaaaacataaaaaaataattaatttaaaactaaaataaaaaattcagtttttttgaaaaatacagcATGACTGGAATGACAAACACACCCAGATCTGACAGCATCTCTTACTGCGGAATATGCTATGGCAGAATTGGTGCGGTCCTTTTCATGAATTATAAACAGAATAATACTACATGGATTGTAGACGCCATTTTTTTGGAGACTAATTAAGCAATACATAAAAATGGCACTAAGCTCTTCAGCTCTCCATTTTACGGTAAAAATGGTTCTCAGCACGCCATCAGCAGGGACACCAATGTGATCCCGCTCGAGTGGATAGTAGATGCTGCCTATCCTACCCTAAGCATTGCAATCTGTACATTGGAATTACAGAGTCCATAGATTTATGGACACATTTATTTAACCAAAGGACAGACCTAGTGGTCAAGAAGGTCTGATCCTTTAACTTTCTAAGTTCAAACATTGAGCCAAGCCAGAACCCGAGATATTTCAAGTACCAGAGTACCCTAAGCTGATGTGAAGAGAGCACTGTTAAGATCGCTTGTAGATGATCAGTGGCGTGCCCGTTTCAGTAGCATTTCAAACTgctttttgtatgaaaaaacataaaaaaatgatgctttTTGATACAAACAGCAATGCCAAACGTGCTTTAGTTTAGTTGACGCATAAACTCACCATcaaaccaacaaaataaaaaaatccatgtaaccAGCACACAATTCCATGCATATGACTAATAACATAAATGCATTTGAGATGCACAGATAACTAATGGACCTCTAATAAATACAGCCAAGATAAACTGCCAGAAAATATGCTTCGTATTTATGTTGGTCAGAAGTTGAGACGATCAAAGAGTTTGTAAGGTAgcaatatcagaaaataatataCAGTTAAGACACCCAAAGTCCTATTAAAGCAAATTAATAatcaatctcaaattaaaaagaaaaaatggagtCACCATACCTGGAAATggcaaatacaaaaattcatgTCCATCGAGCAAATCTAATTACATATACAACAAGATGAGCTTCGGATGAAACCAAAATTATCTGCAGAATCACTAGCATTTTGCTTTCGATCCTTTGCTTCACTTGTACTAAGGCCACTGCTAACCACAATACAAGAGAACTAGTAAGCATATTACTAAATATACCAATGAGATGAGACGGAGGATATAAcactataaatataattgtgcACTATTAAATTGGAAAAGCTGAACCTTTCTACAGCAAAATAAACCTACTTGATTGTCAAAGCTTGATCCATGAGCAAGTCCATACCTAACTGTCAAAGAAGCGGGACTGGTGTCTTCGAGATCTGTGAGATATAGGAACAGCAAGCATAAATTATAGGAAGGATGTAAAGTTAACAGAACCAGCAATTTCTAACAGGCCAATTTATATAAGCTAGTTTtacatgcatggcatctaaCACAGATACACCTCAAACCTATTATAACCTTGTTCAAAATCTTCTGGTGCACACAGGGAAGTACTGCACACAGTAAGAGAACTACCCATGACAGCAGAAACCAGTTCTATCATATTAACAAAAGGTGCATTAACGTATCAAAAATGGTTGAAGAGTGCATTTATTCTGCTCTCAAATTATTTGTACTCAGTGACCGTCAGATGTGCATGCATGCAGATCAGTAAATGCACATCCTGAAAAATCAAAGGTAACCAGAATTTCCACTTATCTGTTGCTTGTGCATTTGTATGTCAGTCCCTGTATGGTAACAATTATGCGAAAATTTTCGGTGCCCAATGCCCACCAAGAAAATAGTGCagataattataaagaaaaaactttaactCCAAGttcaatcaaacataaaaaaggtGCCAAAATGTAAGAGAAAAGGTAGCTTTATTGACCTGCGATGACCAGAACTACCCCTAGAGGGGATGCTTGAACTTGCAAACTCATCATCAGTCTCATCTACTCTGTATTCTGCAAAGTCGACAGATGCCACAGAGCCCTCATCAGAATTCGAAGTATCATAACTTGAGCGGCGACTTCCTCTCCTTGTATCAACTACTCTTGCCCTTCTTCTATTTCTCGAGTTTCTGAAGTTATCAAAAACCTTATACAAGATACAAGAAGTCCACCAGTTGCCCTTGACCCTAGGGAAGTCCTCAAACTCATCTCCAGTATCATCATCCCCATACTCAATCACATAGTCTCCTAGAACAACTCCACGTGGCACTTCTGAATGTATGGTGCTCAAAACATCTATTATCTCAGATGACTGCTGAAAATTTTCCCAATCAAGCTGCCGAGCAGGGTCAATTTTTGAAGGGCGAGCATGTGGGTGTTCTACTTGAGCATGTTCATGTAGTTCAAAATATGTTCCTGTGAATGTACATTGTTCTTCTGCACAACAACGCTTTTTCTCATCCAAATCTAAACGAGCCCTATCAACAACAACCCACCCAGTAACTTCACCTCTACACAACGGACAAGCTAGTTTGCAATTGTTATCTGCTACTGTTGGCTGAGTATTTGTCAAAGGAGTTGAATCAGTTGTTGAAAGGGATGGCATACCACTGGCATTTTTAAAACGATCCAGACAATTTGAATGCAAGTGGTCAGTATCACACACAAATGGTCGGCACCCTTTATGATAAGATGAGCATTGGAGGAGAACACAATTGTGAGGGAAATCCAAGCATATTGGACAAATCACATCTTCCCAATTTGTATTCAACTGAATATCTTCAATGTTGATACAATTGGCACGGTGACCTCTTTGAAAATAAGGCTTAAACGCCATGATCAACACCTCCAAACGACAATCTACAAGGACATTAAGAAAACTCAGAAACATAGACAGCAAACAAACTGAAAAAAGGCGAATATAGCAACTACCAAGTATAGTGCTAGCTAAGCTCCAACAGAAAAAAACAGATGGAAAAACCCTAATCTAGGACAGCATGAAAATGCAGAAAGCTGCGCATTGAAGAATAAATAGTCAATGGAGTTAAGTGGAGACATATCAAGGAAAACCTGAAAGTCACAAGTTGCTTTGATCCTTTGATGACAATATTATTGTATGCAAATAAGGCAAATGAGTTGTCACCTCCATCACTTACCCTTCCATTTCCAGCAACAAATTCCCACTTCAGCcttatattttctaaatattttataagtacCAATTGAACCAAGTCAACTTAATTCCATCCTGCAGTATACCCTTTAGACAAGaaactaaaattcaagaaaccaCACGGGTGAATACACCTCTATTGTTATCATTACAACAAATTGATCTATCTATCACACATGAGAAACTATCGGAATCTTCATTCGCTGTAAATGTCTCAAAACTCTCAGGAAAATTCCATTGAATCAAACAATTAATACTTAGTAGCAAGAGCATGTACTAGAATCTAACTTAAATAACCATCAAAGCTgatcaatcaatcaaacaatCCTTACAATTCCACTAACAATCAAAACCCCCAAAACCAATCAGATCATTCACCCTAATTTTGCTcaacaaaaaatgaatataaacaaATAGAGAAGCAaattaatcaattcaaaatcaagggtcaacagaaaaacaataacaaaaaaacattcaactaatattcatcaaaatcatcaataataaagcaaaaaaaaacccacaaaatcCAGAACCatgctcccccccccccccccccccactaaaaatataaaaaaaacccagctgCTCAACCAAAACTTAAAACCACTAAaccccaaaaaaagaaaaagacaggaAAATAAGtgatcaaaaagaaaaagaaaatttgaagtaTTCAGACCTTAAAGACAGAAACTTTGggaccgaaatgaaaaaccCAGATGCGAGAAAGACCAAAGAGATTAGAGAAGTCAGTTTTCGAAGCACGTAGgtcctctcctctcttctttcttcacttgTGTCTGCCTCTCTGTGTGAATGAAGGGGaaaccccttttttttatttttattttcaattcatgtacttgccttttttattttttaatttccagtcTTTctgtttttaaactaaaaagaaattgcTTATAAGGTCAAGAACATCCATTGACGTAATTACCCTTTTCCATGCATTGACCTTACTCTTGTATAAATAAtgcattatcttttttattctttgatctTAGAAGCAAAATCATTCGTAAACACATTCTTAATTGCCATGTGATTTCCTTAATTAcaagttattatttaatatttttcaatgagaTAGAGGTAATTGTGGGAAAGCAATGAGACTGAATTGTTTATCTAAAATTAGATCAATAACAAAATCAAGAGTTCTTAAacatcgttttttttcttttaattctgtttgcaaaatcataaaataaatgataacttgtttttttgtttgtttgaagaaaataaaaagattacaattaattattaaaagtttttagaTTAATCTTAGTCAACTTATATTAATTCATTCAATCTATAATTATAACTTTGACCAGATTTAATAacaacttaaatataaaaaaataaacagagaaggtgattaattttaatctatattgattataatataattataaaacccGCTAGAAAACCCCAGACAACATCTTAAGTTACTAGTAAGGAagatcaatctatttttttatataaaaaaattaaaataatactattttgacaaaaaaaaatcaactaattaaAGTTCCGAGTTTGAACAGATAAACAGATCAACCTAAATTTTAACTGGAacaactatttttgtttttcccttcaACTCTGATCGGCTATGTAACAACTATGGATGAAAGATGCAtagcaaagaataaaaaaataaaataaattacatgacAACATGGGGCTGCCTTTGTTTGTTTCTGtgttttaaaagcgcttttgacaaaatttgaattttttttatttttttattaacttgaaattaatatgtttttagtgttttcaaatcattttgatgtgctgatctcaaaaataatttttaaaaaataaaaaaacatcattggtatgcattttgacacgaaaagctatttaaaaagcaaccggc includes:
- the LOC7458738 gene encoding cytoplasmic 60S subunit biogenesis factor REI1 homolog 1, giving the protein MPGLTCNACNKEFNDDAEQKLHYKSEWHRYNLKRKVAGVPGVTEALFVARQSAIAKEKEKNEIPMLYSCVLCNKGYQSSKAHDQHLKSRSHILRASQGTNQEEENTVIKQLPRREVNKRAAQWEADAGESEESEDEWEEVGSDEELVAAATKSLIGLNVNEMASLVDIVEDEEDDELLDPSCCFMCDQEHDNIESCMAHMHKQHGFFIPDVEYLKDPKGLLTYLGLKVKRYYMCMYCNDKRQSFNSLEAVRKHMEAKSHCKVHYGDGDEDEEAELEDFYDYSSSYVDEDGKQLALGDTANIAALGSGDSELIITTRSANKVSSKTLGSREYLRYYRQKPRPSPANDMAITAALASRYRSMGLATVQSREQMLRMKVMKQVNRSAEAMRTKISMKNNVIWDLPKNVLY
- the LOC7458737 gene encoding uncharacterized protein LOC7458737, yielding MAFKPYFQRGHRANCINIEDIQLNTNWEDVICPICLDFPHNCVLLQCSSYHKGCRPFVCDTDHLHSNCLDRFKNASGMPSLSTTDSTPLTNTQPTVADNNCKLACPLCRGEVTGWVVVDRARLDLDEKKRCCAEEQCTFTGTYFELHEHAQVEHPHARPSKIDPARQLDWENFQQSSEIIDVLSTIHSEVPRGVVLGDYVIEYGDDDTGDEFEDFPRVKGNWWTSCILYKVFDNFRNSRNRRRARVVDTRRGSRRSSYDTSNSDEGSVASVDFAEYRVDETDDEFASSSIPSRGSSGHRRSRRHQSRFFDS